One Chordicoccus furentiruminis DNA window includes the following coding sequences:
- a CDS encoding IS1634 family transposase → MYLDYEVKIPDSKHGITRKTIRGITYIYYAYDRKYSSEKHYSVPKNTTIGKCLNASSETMYPNTNFLKYFPEAELPQVNETSDRSACLRIGAFLVIRKIIAGYHLDEIIGRLIGKDAGLFLDLAAYSIVTENNAGQYYPDYAYNHPLFTRQMKLYSDSKVSSFINDITRDQCIAFQNEWNSRHDHREKIYITYDSTNKNCQAGDLEYVEIGHPKDDNGKPVLNYSIAYDHNNSEPLYYEEYPGSIVDVSQLQIMLLKAKGYGYRQVGFILDRGYFSKENIHFMDKNGYEFIIMMKGMKSLVRDLVLSVKGSFEEKREYSLRDYRVNGITVKHHLYPSDEKERYFHIYYNERKQTSERELFEEKIDRMSLYLQEHQGMKLDLGHEFRKYFDLIYYHEGQDDEKFMYDRERYNVIDEEIALCGYFVIITSEKMDAAEALDLYKSRDASEKMFREDKTFLGDRTMRCQTNEALHAKIFIEFVALIIRNRMHFLLKEQMLKTHHKENYMTVPAAIRELEKIEIVRQPDREYYLDYSVTATQKSILKAFGLTEANVRKQAVEINDDLKSFIAKEA, encoded by the coding sequence GTGTATCTCGATTACGAGGTCAAAATACCGGATTCCAAGCATGGGATCACCCGGAAAACGATCCGTGGAATAACCTATATTTACTATGCTTACGATCGCAAATACAGTTCGGAAAAACATTATTCCGTTCCGAAAAACACAACGATCGGAAAGTGCCTGAATGCTTCGTCCGAGACGATGTATCCCAATACAAACTTCCTAAAATACTTTCCGGAAGCAGAACTTCCGCAGGTTAACGAAACATCTGATCGAAGTGCATGCCTGCGCATTGGGGCGTTTCTTGTTATACGCAAGATTATCGCCGGTTATCATCTGGATGAGATCATTGGGCGGCTGATTGGAAAGGACGCAGGTCTTTTCCTTGATCTTGCAGCATACTCCATTGTCACGGAGAATAATGCCGGTCAGTACTATCCGGATTACGCCTACAACCATCCGCTTTTTACGCGGCAGATGAAACTGTACAGTGATTCGAAGGTATCTTCTTTCATCAACGACATCACACGGGATCAGTGCATTGCTTTCCAGAATGAATGGAACAGCAGGCATGATCACCGGGAAAAGATCTACATTACTTACGACTCAACCAACAAGAACTGCCAGGCCGGTGATCTTGAATATGTTGAGATCGGCCATCCCAAAGATGACAATGGAAAGCCGGTACTTAACTACTCGATTGCTTACGATCACAATAACTCTGAGCCTCTTTATTATGAAGAGTATCCCGGAAGCATTGTTGATGTGTCTCAGCTTCAGATAATGCTTCTGAAAGCAAAAGGTTACGGCTACCGTCAGGTCGGATTTATTCTTGACCGTGGATATTTCAGCAAGGAAAACATTCACTTCATGGATAAGAACGGTTACGAGTTCATTATCATGATGAAAGGAATGAAATCACTTGTCCGTGATCTTGTTCTGTCAGTTAAAGGCAGCTTTGAGGAAAAGCGCGAATACAGCCTTCGTGACTACAGGGTTAATGGCATTACAGTGAAGCACCATCTGTATCCTTCCGATGAGAAGGAGCGCTACTTCCACATCTACTACAACGAACGGAAGCAGACTTCCGAACGTGAGCTCTTTGAAGAAAAGATCGACCGGATGTCCCTGTATCTTCAGGAACATCAAGGCATGAAGCTTGACCTTGGGCATGAGTTCCGCAAGTATTTCGACCTGATCTACTACCATGAAGGTCAAGATGATGAAAAGTTCATGTATGACCGTGAGCGTTACAATGTTATCGATGAAGAAATCGCCCTATGTGGTTACTTTGTTATCATCACATCCGAAAAGATGGATGCGGCAGAGGCGCTGGATCTTTATAAGAGCCGGGATGCATCTGAAAAAATGTTCCGGGAAGATAAAACATTCCTTGGAGACAGAACAATGCGCTGCCAGACCAACGAGGCGCTGCACGCAAAGATCTTCATTGAGTTTGTAGCTCTGATCATCCGAAATCGAATGCATTTCCTGCTGAAGGAACAAATGTTGAAAACTCATCATAAAGAAAACTACATGACGGTGCCTGCCGCAATCCGTGAACTTGAAAAGATCGAGATCGTGCGCCAGCCTGACCGCGAATACTATCTGGATTACTCAGTGACTGCGACCCAGAAGTCTATTCTGAAAGCATTCGGATTAACCGAAGCAAATGTCAGGAAACAGGCAGTAGAAATCAACGATGATCTGAAGTCTTTCATTGCGAAGGAGGCATAA
- a CDS encoding ErpK protein: protein MARRRISIDDKIEQQKLVVSKAKDKYEAELEQLNQLMKKRDELHNKELLQAIEHSNRSFEEIMDFLTADDSQE, encoded by the coding sequence ATGGCACGCAGAAGAATCAGTATCGATGACAAGATCGAACAGCAGAAGCTGGTCGTTTCCAAAGCCAAGGATAAGTACGAAGCTGAACTCGAGCAGCTCAATCAGCTGATGAAAAAACGCGATGAGTTACACAACAAGGAACTGCTTCAGGCAATCGAGCATAGCAACCGCTCATTTGAGGAGATCATGGATTTTCTCACCGCCGATGACTCTCAGGAATAA
- a CDS encoding DUF4268 domain-containing protein → MEGADKRFVIPVYQRNYDWKIENCKQLYDDLVKVIRNKRKNHFFGSIVSTYNPDGDNEEYQIIDGQQRLTTVSLLLLAMYNLIRQGKVAPSDSRLSDRIYEDYLVDKYQPEETRIKLKPIKNDRKAFGKLFDEETEHIGGSNLTTNYNYFYDRIQKEEITIDELFQAIRSLEIISIRLDSDDNPQLIFESLNSTGLDLSEGDKIRNYILMGQPSRQQEVYYEKYWNKIEENTNYQVDLFVRDYLSVKQQATPSLNKIYFTFKGYVEDNHVEIEPLLIDLLNYARLYRILLTGKVSDKRLSSCIYRLNRLETTVTRPFFLEVLRLQAEGTLSLDDVVDVFLTTENYLFRRTICELPTNQLNKIFLLLHKEVLRYDGTTDNYVEKLKYALLSKKERARFPEDAEFADAFGIKQIYSMNAKNKMYILERFENFGTIEDKDVYRHFDDGDYSIEHIMPQHLTPAWAEALGPDYERIHETWLHRMANLTLTAYNSKYSNNSFLEKRDMANGFKDSGIRMNQWIGSQSQWTEAELEQRNDYVQQRALEIWASPVTGFRPIEKQLDSYTLDDEIDLTGRKIARFAYLTLEQSVKNWAEMFESVVRLLHSEDKSVLNNLAYESDSSVDLAVYVSHKKTDLRGYIEIEHGIYVERNTSTWTKLSILKRLFALYHLDPANLVFYLRDDDAGDDDEEISGTRYETRKSFWAYALDIIKEANAESGAFSNCNPVKENWTNGYFGIQGFNLCCVGNFDSARVEVYLGKADNDENKRAFDIIAAHKAEIEETLGVQLIWDRGDDKKSSKIYYKIDGVGIDNEDDWPVIAKFHAKWSLKLYETIVVPYLKPIYTEAQS, encoded by the coding sequence ATGGAAGGCGCGGACAAGCGATTCGTTATTCCGGTATACCAGAGAAACTATGACTGGAAGATCGAGAACTGCAAGCAGCTCTATGATGATCTGGTAAAGGTGATTCGGAACAAAAGGAAGAATCATTTCTTTGGCAGCATTGTATCCACCTATAATCCGGATGGCGACAATGAGGAATATCAGATCATAGATGGGCAGCAGCGTCTTACTACGGTGTCGCTGCTTCTGCTTGCTATGTACAATCTGATCCGCCAGGGAAAAGTAGCGCCGTCTGACAGCCGCCTCAGTGACCGTATCTATGAAGATTATTTGGTTGATAAGTATCAGCCGGAAGAAACCCGTATAAAGCTGAAACCGATTAAGAATGACCGGAAGGCTTTTGGGAAGCTCTTTGACGAAGAGACTGAACATATCGGTGGCTCTAACCTGACAACAAACTATAACTACTTCTATGACCGCATCCAGAAGGAAGAGATAACGATAGATGAACTGTTCCAGGCAATCCGAAGCCTGGAGATCATCAGCATCCGTCTTGATTCCGATGACAATCCGCAGTTGATCTTTGAGAGCCTGAACTCTACTGGTCTTGATTTGTCAGAGGGTGATAAGATCAGGAACTATATCCTGATGGGACAGCCTTCCAGACAGCAAGAAGTATATTACGAAAAGTATTGGAACAAGATCGAGGAGAATACCAATTATCAGGTCGATCTCTTCGTGCGTGATTATCTGAGCGTAAAGCAGCAGGCCACGCCGTCCTTGAACAAGATTTACTTCACGTTCAAAGGCTATGTGGAAGACAACCATGTGGAAATCGAACCGCTTCTGATTGATCTGCTGAATTATGCTCGGCTGTACAGGATACTGCTGACGGGCAAAGTCTCTGACAAACGCCTTTCCTCCTGCATTTATCGCCTGAACCGTTTGGAAACTACCGTAACAAGGCCTTTCTTCCTGGAAGTGCTGCGTTTGCAGGCGGAAGGGACGCTTTCGCTGGATGATGTGGTTGACGTGTTCCTGACGACGGAGAACTATCTGTTTCGCAGAACGATCTGCGAGTTACCCACGAACCAGTTGAATAAGATATTCCTGCTCCTTCACAAGGAAGTGCTCCGTTACGATGGGACAACGGATAACTATGTGGAGAAGCTGAAATATGCTCTCCTGTCCAAGAAAGAACGGGCGCGTTTCCCTGAAGATGCTGAATTTGCGGACGCTTTCGGAATAAAGCAGATTTATTCCATGAACGCAAAGAACAAGATGTATATTCTGGAGCGCTTTGAAAACTTCGGCACTATTGAAGATAAGGACGTATACAGGCACTTTGATGACGGCGATTACTCTATTGAGCATATCATGCCTCAGCATCTGACACCGGCTTGGGCGGAAGCACTTGGGCCGGATTATGAAAGAATTCATGAAACATGGCTGCATAGGATGGCAAACCTGACGCTGACGGCCTATAACTCCAAGTACAGCAATAACAGCTTCCTTGAAAAACGCGATATGGCAAACGGATTCAAGGATAGCGGTATCCGTATGAACCAGTGGATCGGATCGCAGAGCCAGTGGACGGAAGCTGAGCTGGAACAGCGGAATGATTATGTTCAGCAAAGGGCATTGGAGATTTGGGCATCGCCGGTTACCGGTTTCCGGCCTATCGAAAAGCAGTTGGATTCCTATACGCTGGACGATGAAATTGATCTGACCGGACGTAAGATCGCTCGGTTTGCGTATTTGACGTTAGAGCAATCCGTTAAGAACTGGGCTGAAATGTTTGAGAGTGTGGTACGCTTGCTGCACTCTGAAGATAAGTCCGTTCTGAATAATCTGGCATATGAAAGCGATAGTTCCGTTGATCTTGCGGTGTATGTGAGCCATAAGAAAACGGATCTCCGCGGGTATATTGAGATTGAGCACGGTATTTACGTTGAACGCAACACCAGCACATGGACGAAGCTTTCCATCCTGAAGAGGCTGTTCGCGTTGTACCACCTTGATCCTGCAAATCTGGTCTTCTACCTGAGAGATGACGATGCCGGCGACGATGATGAAGAAATCAGTGGAACGCGTTATGAGACAAGAAAAAGTTTCTGGGCATACGCGTTGGATATTATCAAAGAGGCAAATGCAGAGAGTGGAGCTTTCAGCAACTGTAATCCGGTGAAAGAAAACTGGACAAACGGCTACTTCGGTATTCAGGGTTTCAATCTTTGCTGTGTGGGTAATTTTGATTCCGCACGAGTTGAGGTATATCTGGGGAAAGCGGACAACGACGAGAACAAGCGGGCTTTTGATATTATTGCTGCTCATAAAGCAGAAATTGAGGAGACTCTCGGTGTTCAACTTATCTGGGATCGCGGAGATGACAAGAAATCTTCCAAGATATACTACAAAATTGATGGTGTAGGCATTGACAATGAAGACGATTGGCCGGTCATTGCGAAGTTCCATGCGAAATGGTCACTCAAACTGTACGAGACCATCGTTGTGCCGTACCTGAAGCCTATTTATACAGAGGCGCAGTCCTAA
- a CDS encoding GNAT family N-acetyltransferase: MSSDKHKNYVIRSLRRDETDLLKDFLYEAIFIPKGVEPPARDIIEKPELRVYTDDFGTRKGDNCLVADFCGKVVGAVWTRIMDDYGHVDDETPSFAISLYKEYRRQGIGSQLMVKMLELLKWQGFERASLAVQKANYAVKMYTDLGFKTVSENAEEYIMVCEL, translated from the coding sequence ATGTCGAGCGATAAACACAAGAACTATGTGATCCGCAGCCTCCGCAGGGACGAAACTGATCTGCTGAAGGACTTCCTGTATGAAGCAATCTTCATACCGAAAGGCGTGGAGCCACCGGCACGGGATATCATTGAGAAACCGGAACTGCGCGTGTACACCGATGATTTCGGTACTCGGAAGGGCGACAACTGCCTTGTTGCGGACTTCTGCGGCAAAGTGGTCGGTGCGGTCTGGACGCGGATCATGGATGATTATGGTCATGTGGACGATGAAACGCCGTCCTTTGCGATATCTCTGTATAAGGAATACCGCAGGCAGGGCATCGGATCACAGCTTATGGTGAAGATGCTTGAACTGCTGAAATGGCAGGGCTTTGAGCGTGCATCCCTGGCGGTACAGAAAGCAAACTACGCTGTGAAGATGTACACAGACCTTGGTTTTAAGACGGTCAGTGAGAACGCCGAGGAATACATCATGGTGTGCGAACTATGA
- a CDS encoding DUF3781 domain-containing protein — protein MSNELIENIAKLHTTEMGAKRIMRNLELANDDAVAWCRLKILNKNAAIERQGKNWYVLIDDCAITVNASSYTIITAHRKR, from the coding sequence ATGAGCAATGAATTGATAGAGAATATTGCCAAGCTTCATACGACGGAAATGGGCGCGAAACGGATCATGAGAAACCTTGAACTTGCCAACGATGATGCTGTAGCGTGGTGCCGTTTGAAGATATTGAATAAAAATGCAGCCATAGAGCGTCAGGGAAAAAATTGGTATGTTCTGATTGATGATTGCGCCATAACGGTAAACGCAAGCAGCTACACGATTATTACAGCACATAGAAAGCGGTAG